The genomic window CCGGGCATCCGGAACACGATGCACTCGCCGCGGCCAGTACCCCCCTTGTCCTCCCGGTACGCATGACCTGCGGCGAGGAGCCGCTCGGCCGCTGCCAGGTGGGCTTCACGCCGCGCGGACTGATACAGGGGCGGCTCGTCCCAGTTCAGCCCGAGCCACTCCATCGCTTCGATCAGCGTGCGGCAGGCCTCGGGCGTCGAGCGTTCGCGGTCGGTGTCCTCAATGCGCAACAAGAACCGCCCGCCGGTGTGCCGCGCGAACAGCCAGTTGAAGATCGCCGCGCGGATATTGCCGATGTGCACATGGCCGGTCGGGCTGGGCGCAAACCGGGTTCGAATCTCGCTCATGCCAGTCTCCGGACGGCGCGCCGGGCGCCGCACCGACCGCTACTGTAACACAGCAGGGCGTGAACGCTTAGCCCCCCGGTGGCGTCCACGCCGAGGCCGAACCGATGCGTCCGCCAAGCGCGGCCTCCGCGACGCTGCGGCCGTCGGCAAGCACCGGCGCCCGGCGCGGAATCCAGAGCCGCCGGCGCGCCCGCGCGATCAGCCGGTAGCCAGGGCTCAAAAACAGCAGCGCATCGAGCTGTGTGAGCCACCAGGTCGGCCACGCCCATCGCCGCCACACCACCGCCTGCGCGCGGCACAGCGTAATCGGGTCGGGCCGGCCCGCCGCGTCCTGCTCCGCCCGCCGCCGCGCGGCCCGGCGAGCGAGTCGGTCGGCCAGCTCCATCATCAGCCGCCCGTAGCGCCGGCACTCCTGCAGGTCGAAGCCGTCCTTCAACACGTCATAGAGCCGCGCGACGGTATATCCCGCCCGCATCTCGCCGCCGAGGCCCAACCAGCGCAGCGGCGCGACGCGCGTCGCGAACGGCACGTTCACCACCAGACGCCCCGCCGGCTTCAGCACCCGGTGACACTCGCGCACCGCGGTCGCGGGCTCCGCCACCTCCTCGAAGCCGCTGATCCACACCACCACGTCGAAATGCTGTTCCTCAAACGGCAGCGGCGCCGCCGGCTCCCACGCCGCAACACATCGGTCCTCGCAAAGGAACCGCAGCGTTTCCAACGCCACGCCGGGCCGCTCGAGGCTCGTCCACTCCCCCCCGCGCTCGCGCAGCAGCGCGCTCGCCCACCCGCCCC from Kiritimatiellia bacterium includes these protein-coding regions:
- a CDS encoding class I SAM-dependent methyltransferase, translating into GGWASALLRERGGEWTSLERPGVALETLRFLCEDRCVAAWEPAAPLPFEEQHFDVVVWISGFEEVAEPATAVRECHRVLKPAGRLVVNVPFATRVAPLRWLGLGGEMRAGYTVARLYDVLKDGFDLQECRRYGRLMMELADRLARRAARRRAEQDAAGRPDPITLCRAQAVVWRRWAWPTWWLTQLDALLFLSPGYRLIARARRRLWIPRRAPVLADGRSVAEAALGGRIGSASAWTPPGG